A window of Nicotiana tabacum cultivar K326 chromosome 24, ASM71507v2, whole genome shotgun sequence contains these coding sequences:
- the LOC107802853 gene encoding uncharacterized protein LOC107802853 isoform X2, producing MGKGEEEQSAGTPLDAQSTHQNAEDRCRGCSRLKGLLSFKCVFVLLLGMGVLLSAIFLLPFFKNGDLGYLDLDNKYKGHDIVASFMLEKPVPFVKDHIVQLADDIFDEISVSNTKVEIISLENIAGSNITEVVFAVDSAVKNIRVSLTALSLVRSEFETVITGQSALHLTASLFGDPFSFDVLKFRGGITVSPKQSGFLMQQVQILFNFTLNFSIDEIQDNFHELTSQLKSGLHLSSYENLYISLTNTRGSTVDPPTIVQCKVLLSVGINSTRSRLKQLSQTIGSHSDNLGLNNTVFGRVKQVSLSSFLPHSRGGDSGSPSPSPAPLPHHHYHHHHHHNRDSNLAPAISPAPKVERGGSISRKISPIYAPVPASVTILAPAPTPAKHKSHEAQPPCHFGRYPRKAKSRSHMVPSRAPIRAPHIIPSPHQQIHAPDPIPHGLTASSPLPNVVYAHIQPPPRSNSVAEPPDIFTSASPLPSSSSEGIHSSKFWTLLLFLLVLHP from the exons ATGGGGAAGGGAGAAGAAGAGCAATCAGCAGGTACTCCATTGGATGCACAGAGTACACACCAAAATGCAGAGGATAGGTGCAGGGGATGCAGTAGGTTAAAGGGGCTGTTGAGTTTTAAATGTGTATTTGTATTGCTGCTTGGTATGGGAGTTTTGCTTTCTGCTATTTTCTTATTACCATTTTTCAAGAATGGAGATCTGGGGTATCTGGATCTTGACAACAAATATAAAG GTCATGATATAGTTGCCAGTTTCATGCTTGAGAAGCCAGTTCCCTTTGTGAAGGATCACATTGTGCAACTTGCAGATGATATTTTTGATGAAATAAGTGTTTCCAATACTAAA GTGGAGATAATATCATTGGAAAATATAGCTGGATCGAACATAACGGAGGTTGTCTTTGCAGTTGATTCTGCAGTGAAAAATATAAGGGTCTCTCTAACTGCTCTGAGTTTAGTCAGGTCAGAATTTGAAACTGTGATTACTGGCCAATCAGCCCTGCACTTGACAGCATCTTTGTTTGGCGATCCTTTTTCCTTTGATGTGCTGAAATTCAGAGGTGGGATTACTGTGAGCCCTAAACAGAGCGGATTCCTCATGCAGCAAGTCCAGATTCTTTTCAACTTCACCTTGAACTTCTCAATTGATGAAATTCAAGATAATTTTCATGAACTAACAAGCCAGCTCAAATCAGGGTTACATCTTTCATCATATGAG AACTTGTACATCAGCTTGACAAATACAAGAGGTTCAACGGTAGATCCTCCCACTATTGTTCAGTGTAAAGTCCTTTTATCAGTTGGGATAAATTCCACCAGGTCAAGGTTGAAGCAGTTGTCTCAGACCATTGGTTCTCATTCGGACAACCTTGGCCTCAATAACACCGTATTTGGAAGGGTTAAACAAGTTAGCCTGTCCTCTTTTCTACCGCATTCTCGAGGTGGTGATAGTGGTAGCCCGTCACCTTCTCCAGCTCCTCTACCCCATCACCATTACCACCATCACCACCACCACAATCGAGATTCAAATCTCGCTCCTGCAATATCACCTGCTCCAAAAGTTGAGAGAGGTGGATCTATTAGCAGGAAAATTTCACCTATATACGCCCCAGTACCAGCATCTGTAACAATACTTGCACCTGCCCCTACACCTGCAAAGCACAAGAGTCATGAGGCCCAACCTCCTTGTCATTTTGGGAGATATCCAAGAAAGGCGAAGAGTCGCTCGCATATGGTTCCTTCTCGAGCACCAATCCGTGCACCTCATATTATTCCCTCGCCGCACCAGCAAATACATGCTCCAGATCCTATTCCACACGGACTTACTGCTTCAAGTCCGTTGCCCAATGTAGTATATGCTCATATTCAGCCTCCACCAAGGAGTAATTCTGTTGCAGAGCCTCCTGACATATTTACTTCCGCTTCACCCCTGCCATCTTCAT CTTCTGAAGGGATTCATTCTTCAAAATTCTGGACTCTCCTGCTGTTTTTACTCGTACTACATCCATAG
- the LOC107802853 gene encoding uncharacterized protein LOC107802853 isoform X1 produces the protein MGKGEEEQSAGTPLDAQSTHQNAEDRCRGCSRLKGLLSFKCVFVLLLGMGVLLSAIFLLPFFKNGDLGYLDLDNKYKGKGNFIDIQQQVYAGEHRHLAIEQLNYQTGHDIVASFMLEKPVPFVKDHIVQLADDIFDEISVSNTKVEIISLENIAGSNITEVVFAVDSAVKNIRVSLTALSLVRSEFETVITGQSALHLTASLFGDPFSFDVLKFRGGITVSPKQSGFLMQQVQILFNFTLNFSIDEIQDNFHELTSQLKSGLHLSSYENLYISLTNTRGSTVDPPTIVQCKVLLSVGINSTRSRLKQLSQTIGSHSDNLGLNNTVFGRVKQVSLSSFLPHSRGGDSGSPSPSPAPLPHHHYHHHHHHNRDSNLAPAISPAPKVERGGSISRKISPIYAPVPASVTILAPAPTPAKHKSHEAQPPCHFGRYPRKAKSRSHMVPSRAPIRAPHIIPSPHQQIHAPDPIPHGLTASSPLPNVVYAHIQPPPRSNSVAEPPDIFTSASPLPSSSSEGIHSSKFWTLLLFLLVLHP, from the exons ATGGGGAAGGGAGAAGAAGAGCAATCAGCAGGTACTCCATTGGATGCACAGAGTACACACCAAAATGCAGAGGATAGGTGCAGGGGATGCAGTAGGTTAAAGGGGCTGTTGAGTTTTAAATGTGTATTTGTATTGCTGCTTGGTATGGGAGTTTTGCTTTCTGCTATTTTCTTATTACCATTTTTCAAGAATGGAGATCTGGGGTATCTGGATCTTGACAACAAATATAAAG GTAAAGGTAATTTTATTGATATCCAGCAACAAGTGTATGCTGGGGAACATAGACATTTAGCCATTGAACAATTAAATTATCAAACAG GTCATGATATAGTTGCCAGTTTCATGCTTGAGAAGCCAGTTCCCTTTGTGAAGGATCACATTGTGCAACTTGCAGATGATATTTTTGATGAAATAAGTGTTTCCAATACTAAA GTGGAGATAATATCATTGGAAAATATAGCTGGATCGAACATAACGGAGGTTGTCTTTGCAGTTGATTCTGCAGTGAAAAATATAAGGGTCTCTCTAACTGCTCTGAGTTTAGTCAGGTCAGAATTTGAAACTGTGATTACTGGCCAATCAGCCCTGCACTTGACAGCATCTTTGTTTGGCGATCCTTTTTCCTTTGATGTGCTGAAATTCAGAGGTGGGATTACTGTGAGCCCTAAACAGAGCGGATTCCTCATGCAGCAAGTCCAGATTCTTTTCAACTTCACCTTGAACTTCTCAATTGATGAAATTCAAGATAATTTTCATGAACTAACAAGCCAGCTCAAATCAGGGTTACATCTTTCATCATATGAG AACTTGTACATCAGCTTGACAAATACAAGAGGTTCAACGGTAGATCCTCCCACTATTGTTCAGTGTAAAGTCCTTTTATCAGTTGGGATAAATTCCACCAGGTCAAGGTTGAAGCAGTTGTCTCAGACCATTGGTTCTCATTCGGACAACCTTGGCCTCAATAACACCGTATTTGGAAGGGTTAAACAAGTTAGCCTGTCCTCTTTTCTACCGCATTCTCGAGGTGGTGATAGTGGTAGCCCGTCACCTTCTCCAGCTCCTCTACCCCATCACCATTACCACCATCACCACCACCACAATCGAGATTCAAATCTCGCTCCTGCAATATCACCTGCTCCAAAAGTTGAGAGAGGTGGATCTATTAGCAGGAAAATTTCACCTATATACGCCCCAGTACCAGCATCTGTAACAATACTTGCACCTGCCCCTACACCTGCAAAGCACAAGAGTCATGAGGCCCAACCTCCTTGTCATTTTGGGAGATATCCAAGAAAGGCGAAGAGTCGCTCGCATATGGTTCCTTCTCGAGCACCAATCCGTGCACCTCATATTATTCCCTCGCCGCACCAGCAAATACATGCTCCAGATCCTATTCCACACGGACTTACTGCTTCAAGTCCGTTGCCCAATGTAGTATATGCTCATATTCAGCCTCCACCAAGGAGTAATTCTGTTGCAGAGCCTCCTGACATATTTACTTCCGCTTCACCCCTGCCATCTTCAT CTTCTGAAGGGATTCATTCTTCAAAATTCTGGACTCTCCTGCTGTTTTTACTCGTACTACATCCATAG
- the LOC107802850 gene encoding phosphatidylinositol 4-kinase gamma 8-like, with product MRFSKMAVAINPQNHGFKQFVRPPRCKLPSFSQLDYNILESSQTNLTHSIHHVAFELPNIHKSVSTPCLSLSTRSEEDIDNNPRIEIIGGRRAPKVHALVVEVAIAMASGIKPELLSSGLGGAYLFRATNGNAIAVAKPADEEPLALNNPKGFAGRMLGQPGMKRSIKIGETGVRESAAYLLDHDGFAGVPPTTLVKISHVTFNVNDSQSVSGSTYKIASLQRFTEHDCDAGDLGASGFSVASIHRIGILDIRLLNLDRHAGNILVKQGKESYAVGSAELVPIDHGLCLPESLDDPYFEWLHWPQASIPFSESEMEYICGLDPFKDADLLRSELPSIKESSIRVLVVCTILLKQAATSGLCLAQIGEMMTRKCYGGQEEWSALEKICFSAKVNMESKIKEDNQSIGEEKDKNDGVFQFDDEDGDNSNQEDEETDDEILQGSPLKVKPPKIPRFSSVRSMGRLVNSSMFGYEEECDFQNNTSHNSDTLIEDDGAKEDDNDDEEDHKAGVLLRSMSFGTKNYKNDNGEGISFGEMSSEQWSLFLEVFEKLLPEAFEGKNCMCLSKQRLGSSCEF from the coding sequence ATGAGATTCTCCAAGATGGCTGTAGCTATCAATCCCCAAAATCACGGGTTCAAGCAATTTGTTCGACCTCCAAGATGTAAGCTTCCATCGTTCTCTCAGCTCGATTACAACATTCTTGAATCAAGCCAAACAAACCTTACACATTCCATACATCATGTTGCCTTTGAGTTACCCAACATCCACAAAAGCGTATCCACACCGTGCTTATCCCTTTCCACGAGATCAGAAGAAGATATTGATAATAATCCAAGAATTGAAATCATTGGTGGCCGACGAGCTCCTAAAGTGCATGCTTTAGTTGTTGAGGTTGCCATAGCTATGGCTTCTGGAATCAAACCTGAGTTACTATCAAGTGGTCTAGGTGGTGCTTACCTTTTTCGGGCGACAAATGGTAATGCAATAGCAGTGGCAAAACCTGCTGATGAGGAACCTCTAGCTTTGAATAATCCAAAAGGATTTGCAGGTCGGATGCTAGGCCAACCGGGCATGAAACGCTCCATCAAGATAGGTGAAACTGGTGTTCGTGAATCGGCTGCCTATCTTCTTGACCATGATGGATTTGCTGGTGTTCCTCCTACAACATTAGTCAAGATTTCTCATGTTACATTCAATGTAAACGATTCGCAATCTGTTTCTGGTTCGACTTATAAAATTGCCTCACTTCAACGGTTCACGGAACATGATTGTGATGCAGGAGACTTGGGTGCTTCAGGCTTTTCAGTTGCTTCAATTCATCGTATAGGGATTTTGGATATACGACTTCTCAATCTTGACAGACATGCTGGAAATATTCTGGTGAAGCAAGGGAAAGAAAGCTATGCAGTTGGTTCTGCTGAACTGGTACCCATAGATCATGGACTTTGCTTGCCAGAATCACTTGATGATCCATACTTTGAGTGGCTGCATTGGCCTCAAGCCTCTATACCATTTTCGGAATCTGAAATGGAGTATATATGTGGTCTTGATCCTTTTAAGGATGCAGATTTACTAAGAAGTGAACTTCCTTCTATTAAGGAATCATCCATTCGGGTTCTCGTGGTGTGCACCATTCTCTTGAAACAAGCTGCTACTTCGGGGCTTTGTCTAGCTCAAATCGGAGAAATGATGACTCGGAAATGTTATGGAGGACAGGAAGAATGGAGCGCATTGGAGAAGATATGTTTTAGTGCCAAGGTTAACATGGAGAGTAAAATAAAAGAGGATAATCAAAGTATCGGCGAAGAGAAAGACAAGAATGATGGAGTTTTTCAATTTGATGACGAAGATGGTGATAACTCAAATCAAGAAGATGAGGAAACTGATGATGAAATCTTGCAAGGATCCCCTTTAAAAGTTAAGCCACCGAAAATTCCAAGGTTTTCGTCTGTTAGGTCTATGGGTAGATTGGTTAATTCATCAATGTTTGGTTATGAAGAAGAATGTGATTTCCAAAACAACACTTCTCACAATTCAGATACCTTAATAGAGGATGATGGTGCTAAGGAAGATGATAACGACGATGAGGAAGATCATAAAGCTGGTGTCCTGTTGAGGAGCATGAGCTTTGGTACGAAAAATTACAAGAATGATAATGGTGAAGGAATTTCTTTTGGTGAAATGAGTAGTGAACAATGGAGCTTATTCTTAGAGGTTTTTGAGAAGCTTTTGCCTGAGGCTTTTGAGGGCAAAAACTGCATGTGTTTGTCTAAGCAAAGATTGGGATCTTCTTGTGAATTCTGA